A single genomic interval of Legionella israelensis harbors:
- a CDS encoding SulP family inorganic anion transporter, whose product MFLCSKRTEWFGNVRADILAGIVVALALIPEAIAFSIIAGVDPKVGLFASFAIATVTAFTGGCTGMISAATGAMALLMLTLVKTHGLQYLLATTVLTGLLQIVAGYLNLGSLMRFVSRSVVTGFVNALAILIFLAQLPELLHVGWQVYALTAGGLAIIYLFPVINKSIPSPLVAILVLTALAVFFHLPVRTVGDMGELPDALPVFLWPNIPFNLETLNIIFPYAFGLAVVGLLESMMTATIVDDLTDSKSNKNRECKAQGLANIFSGCLGGMAGCAMIGQSVINVKSGGRGRLSTLTAGMMLLIMVVFLNDWVSKIPMAALVSVMIMVSIGTFSWDSLRNLKTHPFSSNVVMFSTVIVVVATHNLAYGVFVGVVITSLFFAHKVGRLVVVLSSKDDNASCRTYKVRGQIFFASSEQFFNAFDTKEAIAKVIIDVSEAHFWDITAVSTLDKVVLKFRDRNTKVEIIGKNEASATIIKLLAVHDKPEKIKNAVGSH is encoded by the coding sequence ATGTTTTTATGCTCAAAGCGAACCGAATGGTTCGGTAATGTTCGTGCCGATATTTTAGCAGGCATCGTTGTCGCTTTAGCACTCATTCCTGAAGCCATCGCATTTTCAATTATTGCAGGTGTTGATCCTAAAGTAGGTTTATTTGCCTCCTTTGCCATAGCTACTGTCACTGCTTTTACAGGTGGCTGCACTGGAATGATCTCAGCTGCTACTGGGGCCATGGCACTTTTGATGCTGACCCTAGTCAAAACACATGGATTGCAATACTTGCTTGCGACAACTGTGCTAACGGGTCTTTTGCAAATAGTTGCCGGTTATTTAAATCTAGGCAGTCTGATGCGTTTTGTTTCCCGCTCTGTTGTTACAGGCTTTGTAAATGCACTGGCAATTCTCATTTTTCTAGCGCAATTGCCTGAATTACTACATGTAGGATGGCAAGTTTATGCTTTAACAGCCGGTGGACTGGCCATTATTTATTTATTTCCAGTCATTAATAAAAGCATACCATCACCTTTAGTGGCTATTCTTGTTTTGACGGCCTTAGCAGTATTTTTCCATTTGCCGGTACGTACCGTAGGGGATATGGGGGAATTACCTGATGCCTTGCCGGTATTTCTTTGGCCAAATATTCCTTTTAATCTGGAAACATTGAATATTATTTTTCCTTATGCATTCGGTTTGGCTGTGGTTGGTTTATTAGAATCAATGATGACGGCAACCATTGTTGATGATTTAACGGATAGCAAAAGTAACAAAAATAGAGAATGCAAGGCCCAGGGATTAGCTAATATATTTTCTGGATGTTTAGGAGGAATGGCCGGATGTGCCATGATCGGTCAATCGGTCATTAATGTTAAATCCGGTGGCCGTGGTCGGTTATCAACTTTGACTGCCGGGATGATGCTGTTGATTATGGTGGTCTTTTTAAATGACTGGGTATCTAAAATTCCAATGGCAGCCCTGGTTTCTGTGATGATCATGGTATCCATTGGAACGTTTTCCTGGGATTCATTGAGAAACTTAAAAACACATCCTTTTTCCTCCAATGTTGTGATGTTTTCTACAGTCATCGTCGTGGTGGCAACCCATAATCTTGCCTATGGGGTATTTGTCGGGGTTGTGATTACCTCGCTGTTTTTTGCTCATAAAGTGGGTCGTTTAGTGGTTGTTTTATCCAGTAAAGATGATAACGCTTCCTGTCGAACCTACAAAGTTCGCGGGCAGATATTTTTTGCCTCATCAGAACAGTTTTTTAATGCTTTTGATACGAAAGAAGCAATTGCTAAAGTCATTATTGATGTTAGTGAGGCGCATTTCTGGGATATTACAGCCGTTTCAACGTTGGATAAAGTTGTGCTTAAATTCAGAGATCGAAACACAAAAGTTGAAATTATTGGCAAAAATGAAGCAAGCGCTACCATTATTAAGTTACTTGCTGTGCATGATAAGCCGGAAAAAATCAAAAACGCCGTCGGCTCTCATTAG